The DNA sequence GGATTCCCAGTCAAGCTGGGAATTACAGAGGCGGGCAACCTACTCTATCTCTTGGAGCTGTTTTAAAAGCTCTTTTTGACGGCTAGTAAGCTTTTTTGGAACTTGAATATTTAGCTTTATATACAGATCTCCCTTTGTTGAACGCCTGGGATAGGCAAGTCCCTTACCAGATAATCTGATTAATGTTCCAGGTTGAGTACCGGGTCTTACCTTAACCTTAATTGGTTTATCTAATGTTTCTACTTCCATCTGAATACCTAATGCTGCCTGAGTAAAGCTAATATCTTTTTCTACTATGATATCTTGCCCACGCCGCTTAAATTTTGGATGCACTCCAACTTGTATAACTAAATCAAAGTCGTCAAAGCGAATCTGGGTTCCATCGGCTACCCCAGGAGGAATCTTAACTTTTCTATTCTTTCCTTGAATTACAAATTCTTTTTCTACACCCTTAGCTGCTTCCATAAATTCAATCTTTGTCCTATAAGCTGCTCGTGGTTGATAAGACCTTGCTCCACCAAACGGAGAAGCTCCTCCAAAAAATTGCTCAAATATGTCAAATGGATCTGAGAATCCTTTGCCCCCTCCAAATATATCTTCAAATCCCGCTCCTCCAGCGCTACTGTAGGTATAGTTGAAAGGACCTTGTTGACCCGCCGCACTTCCACCTTTAAATGCATCTTCTCCAAACTGATCATACATCTGCCGCTTTTTAGGATCTGAAAGAACTTCATACGCCTGATTTATCTCTTTAAATTTAGCTTCCGCTGCTTTCTTATCTACTTCTTTATGCTTATCTGGGTGCCATCTTAGAGCCATTTTGCGGTAAGCCTTTTTCATTTCATCCGCCGTGGCTGACCTACCTACACCTAGTATTGAATAATAATCTGCCATTTTTTTGTATTAAAAAAGCGCGACTATCGCGCTTACCAAAATTACACAACCTAAACTAATAATTAGTCCTCAACAACTTCTCCTTCTTCAACATCCCCATCAACTTTATTAGGATCAGCTTTTGCAGGTTCTTCTTTATCTAACTCATTATTTTCTTTAGTTTCTTCTTTCTCCTGTTGTTCCTTATTTAAAACTTCTCCCACTTTAGATAACGACTGTGATAACTCTTCAATCTTTGTAGTTATTTCATCTTTTTCTCCCTTTTCAAGAATTTCTTTAAGCTCCTTAATTTTGTCTTCAATTTCTTTTTTATCCTCCTTTTTAATCTTATCCTTAGACTCACGCAAGGTTTTTTCAGCAGTATATATAACTGTTTCTGCTTGATTCTTTATCTCTATTGTTTCCTGCTCTTTTTTATCTTCCTCTGCATGTTCTTCGGCTTCTTTTTTCATCTTCTCAACTTCTTCCTCAGACAATCCAGTTGCTCCTTTAATTTGAATGCTTTGCTCCTTGCCAGTTGCTTTATCCTTAGCCTTAACCTTTAAAATACCATCAGCATCAAGATCAAACTCAACCTCGACCTGCGGTACACCACGCGGCGAAGGAGGAATTCCGTCTAAAACAAATCTTCCCAACGACTTATTATCCACTGCTCTTGGTCGCTCACCCTGCAACACATGAATCTCAACCTGTGTTTGATTATCTGCAGCTGTAGAAAACACCTGGCTTTTAGAAGTTGGAATTGTAGTATTGCGCTCAATAAGTGGTGTTTTTACTCCCCCCAATGTTTCTAATCCCAAAGTCAATGGTGTAACGTCAAGCAATAATACGTCTTTAACATCTCCCATCAATATCCCAGCCTGAATTGCTGCACCAGCAGCCACCACTTCATCTGGATTAATCCCCTTATGTGGTTCTTTGCCAAAAAATTTACCAACTTCCTCCTGGATTTTGGGCATCCTTGTCATTCCACCAACCAAAATAATCTCATCGATCTTAGATTTTTCTTTACCAGAATCTTTCAGACATTCTTTAACAGGTTCAAACGACTTGAGCACCAAGTCTGATACTAAATCTTCCAGTTTCGCTCTAGTTAACTTGGTAACTAAATGAAGTGGCCCATCAGCGCCTTGGGTAATAAATGGCAAGTTAATCTCCGCATCAGAACTCGTAGAAAGCTCTATTTTTGCTTTTTCTGCGGCTTCCCGCAACCTCTGTAAGGCTTGTTTATCCTTCTTAAGATCTATATTATGTTCTTTCTTAAAACTATCAGCTAAGAAATTTATAATTTTTTGGTCAAAGTCATCTCCTCCTAGATGAGTGTCCCCATTGGTCGCCTTAACTTC is a window from the Candidatus Roizmanbacteria bacterium CG_4_9_14_0_2_um_filter_38_17 genome containing:
- a CDS encoding molecular chaperone DnaK produces the protein MTKIVGIDLGTTNSAIAVMEGGESKMIPSSEGRNIVPSVVDPIKRVVGDVAKRQQVLKPEQIIFSIKRLMGRRFDDKSVQKDKEWLPYKVIKGKNNLAVVEVEGKEYAPQEISAMILSKLKKDAENYLGEKVEEAVITVPAYFDDSQRQATKEAGEIAGLKVKRILNEPTAAALAYGLDKKHSHTVAVYDLGGGTFDITILELDEGVYEVKATNGDTHLGGDDFDQKIINFLADSFKKEHNIDLKKDKQALQRLREAAEKAKIELSTSSDAEINLPFITQGADGPLHLVTKLTRAKLEDLVSDLVLKSFEPVKECLKDSGKEKSKIDEIILVGGMTRMPKIQEEVGKFFGKEPHKGINPDEVVAAGAAIQAGILMGDVKDVLLLDVTPLTLGLETLGGVKTPLIERNTTIPTSKSQVFSTAADNQTQVEIHVLQGERPRAVDNKSLGRFVLDGIPPSPRGVPQVEVEFDLDADGILKVKAKDKATGKEQSIQIKGATGLSEEEVEKMKKEAEEHAEEDKKEQETIEIKNQAETVIYTAEKTLRESKDKIKKEDKKEIEDKIKELKEILEKGEKDEITTKIEELSQSLSKVGEVLNKEQQEKEETKENNELDKEEPAKADPNKVDGDVEEGEVVED